A genomic window from Populus alba chromosome 19, ASM523922v2, whole genome shotgun sequence includes:
- the LOC118051957 gene encoding probable disease resistance protein At4g27220 → MSRPNDPSFWEYVEKMDGGDMTCTFCGHFFSQRTSITRIKWHLAGEKGRGVKACKNVPPEVHDAACEAVDNSPPEKKLKTVAGSSSNEAANAISASTQEQNNEGTHVEMAQQGGPYFTGELAWANDLIGEAELVQLERGSSHERPSINQADEPRGDSSRPTDAQLCSPSVNDDVNMNDVQNMVGVRTEPVLVQVMERSNAELDSLAGHAGRIQVGVHGMELGAEEERICPNSSENGVENTGDGSSQHSRRLVIDAQDNTGEATRRTDLVQQLEGEDWVKINAITASLMVEEDVENNRGRLVQPGAGASSSGGVACNTNEIKGDALPTRKLVGQASNDQKETIQSLLEHDKVSSIGIYGMGGVGKTTLVTHIYNQLLERPETHVYWITVSQNTSIHRLQTSLAGQIGLDLSKVDEELHRAVALKKELMKKQKWVLILDDLWKAFDLQKLGVPDQVGGCKLILTSRLAKVCQQMKTQHAIKVQPISEREAWTLFIERLGDDIALSPEVKRIAVEVVRECAGLPLGIITMAGSMRGVDELHEWRNTLNKLKQSKCREMEDEVFRLLRFSYDQLNDLALEKCFLYCALYPEDHWIEREELIGYLIDEGIIEEMSRQAAFDEGHTMLDKLEKVSLLERSCYSTSVKMHDLIRDMTHQILQTNSPVMVGGYDELSDVDTWKENLVRVSLRGCYLKEIPSSHSPRCPNLSTLLLCDNHYLQFIADSFFTQLHGLKVLDLSRTNIIELPSSVSELVSLTALLLEKCTNLRHVPSLEKLTALKRLDLSNTLALENIPEGIQCLSNLRYLRMNGCDEIEFPSGILPKLSHLQVFILEYAIEGWYSPVTVKGEEVGCLRELENLVCHFEGQSDFVEYLNFRDKTQSLSTYNIFVGPLDEYFDVTVDDGKSKTVWLVNLCNNGDGDFQVMFPNDIQELCIYKCSCDVSSLIEHSIKLEVIDIKDCNSVESLVSSSWFCPSPTPSPSYNHVFSCLKEFNCFSCSSMKKLFPLVLLPNLVNLESILVFGCEKMEEIIGGTRSDEESSSSSTEFKLPKLRSLELEDLPELKRICNAKLICDSLRKIEVRNCNSMEILVPSSWICLVNLESITVEGCTKMEEIIGGTRSDEESSSSSTEFKLPKLRFLELINLPELKRICSAKLICDSLQEIEVRNCNSMEFLVPSSWICLVNLESILVFGCEKMEEIIGGTRSDEESSSSSTEFKLPKLRSLELEDLPELKRICNAKLICDSLRKIEVRNCNSMEILVPSSWICLVNLESITVEGCTKMEEIIGGTRSDEENGSNNTEFKLPKLWYLELKDLPELKSICSAKLICDSLETIWIRKCEKLKRMPICFPLLENGLPSPPPSLKGIYIAPREWWESVVEWDHPNAKNIIYPFVRFLC, encoded by the coding sequence ATGAGTCGACCAAATGATCCTTCTTTTTGGGAATATGTTGAAAAGATGGATGGTGGTGACATGACGTGTACGTTTTGTGggcattttttttcccaacgTACTTCCATTAcgaggatcaaatggcatttgGCAGGAGAGAAAGGGCGTGGTGTTAAAGCTTGTAAAAATGTTCCACCAGAAGTTCACGATGCAGCTTGTGAAGCAGTTGATAATAGCCCTCCAGAAAAGAAACTTAAAACTGTTGCGGGCTCAAGCAGTAACGAGGCCGCTAATGCAATTTCAGCTTCAACGCAAGAACAGAACAATGAAGGGACGCATGTAGAGATGGCACAACAAGGAGGACCTTATTTCACCGGAGAACTTGCATGGGCAAATGATTTGATTGGAGAGGCTGAACTTGTGCAGCTGGAGAGAGGTAGTTCTCATGAGAGGCCATCAATTAATCAAGCAGATGAGCCTCGAGGAGATTCATCCCGACCAACAGATGCTCAGCTCTGTTCTCCATCAGTAAACGATGATGTCAATATGAACGATGTGCAGAACATGGTTGGAGTCAGGACAGAACCAGTACTGGTTCAAGTGATGGAACGAAGCAATGCAGAACTTGACAGTTTGGCAGGGCATGCTGGGAGGATACAAGTGGGAGTTCATGGCATGGAACTAGGTGCGGAGGAAGAGAGAATTTGTCCGAACTCATCGGAAAATGGCGTGGAAAACACTGGTGATGGATCTAGTCAGCATTCCAGGAGACTCGTAATTGATGCACAAGATAATACAGGGGAAGCAACACGAAGAACAGATCTAGTGCAACAATTAGAAGGGGAAGATTGGGTTAAGATTAATGCAATCACTGCTTCATTAATGGTGGAGGAGGACGTGGAGAACAATCGTGGAAGATTAGTGCAGCCTGGCGCCGGAGCTAGCTCATCTGGAGGGGTTGCATGCAACACAAATGAGATTAAAGGAGATGCACTGCCAACGAGAAAGCTGGTGGGTCAAGCATCCAACGACCAGAAGGAGACTATCCAGTCTTTGTTGGAGCACGATAAAGTTTCAAGCATTGGCATCTATGGGATGGGCGGAGTGGGTAAGACCACATTGGTGACACACATTTATAATCAGCTTCTAGAAAGACCAGAGACTCATGTTTACTGGATTACTGTTTCACAAAATACCAGCATTCATAGATTGCAGACAAGTCTCGCAGGACAAATTGGTTTAGATCTTTCCAAGGTAGATGAGGAGCTGCATAGAGCGGTCGCgttgaaaaaagaattaatgaagaaacagaaatgggttctgattttagatgatttgtggaaGGCTTTTGACCTACAAAAGCTGGGAGTTCCTGACCAAGTTGGAGGATGCAAGCTGATTCTTACATCTCGATTAGCAAAGGTTTGTCAACAGATGAAAACCCAACACGCCATCAAAGTGCAGCCTATTTCGGAGAGAGAAGCTTGGACTTTGTTTATTGAGAGACTTGGAGATGACATAGCACTTTCCCCAGAAGTTAAACGAATTGCTGTGGAAGTTGTAAGggaatgtgctggtttgccaTTGGGAATTATTACAATGGCAGGAAGCATGAGGGGAGTGGATGAGCTACATGAGTGGAGGAATACAttgaataaattgaaacaaTCAAAATGTAGGGAAATGGAAGATGAGGTATTCCGGTTATTGAGGTTTAGTTATGATCAGTTAAATGATTTAGCATTAGAAAAATGTTTCTTGTACTGTGCATTGTATCCTGAAGATCATTGGATTGAAAGGGAGGAGCTGATAGGTTATTTGATAGATgaaggaataattgaagaaatgagTAGGCAAGCAGCATTTGACGAGGGCCACACAATGcttgataaacttgaaaaagtcTCTTTATTGGAAAGATCTTGTTATAGTACAAgtgtcaagatgcatgacttgattagggacaTGACCCACCAAATACTCCAAACAAACTCTCCGGTCATGGTTGGGGGATATGATGAATTATCAGATGTGGATACGTGGAAAGAGAATCTAGTGAGAGTCTCTCTGAGGGGTTGTTATTTGAAGGAAATTCCTTCTAGTCATTCACCAAGATGTCCCAATCTTTCAACTCTATTGCTGTGTGATAATCATTATTTGCAATTTATTGCAGATTCTTTTTTCACACAATTGCATGGGctcaaggttcttgatctgtctCGTACAAACATCATAGAATTGCCTAGTTCTGTCTCTGAACTGGTGAGTCTCACTGCATTATTGCTTGAAAAATGTACGAATTTAAGGCATGTACCATCATTAGAAAAGCTCACAGCACTGAAGAGGCTAGATCTCTCTAATACTTTGGCACTTGAAAACATACCTGAAGGCATACAATGTCTATCCAACCTGAGGTATCTGAGGATGAATGGATGTGATGAAATAGAGTTTCCTAGTGGGATATTACCAAAACTCTCTCACCTGCAAGTCTTCATATTAGAATATGCTATTGAAGGTTGGTACTCTCCAGTAACAGTTAAAGGAGAGGAAGTAGGATGCTTGAGGGAATTGGAAAATTTGGTATGCCATTTTGAAGGTCAATCTGACTTTGTGGAGTATCTCAATTTTCGGGATAAGACTCAATCACTAAGTACATACAATATTTTCGTAGGACCACTGGATGAATATTTTGATGTAACAGTTGATGATGGCAAAAGTAAAACAGTTTGGTTGGTTAATTTGTGTAACAATGGAGATGGAGATTTTCAAGTCATGTTCCCAAATGACATTCAAGAACTGTGTATTTATAAATGTTCATGTGATGTTTCGTCTCTAATAGAGCATTCAATTAAGCTGGAGGTCATCGACATTAAGGATTGCAATAGCgtggagagcttggtttcatcttcttggttctgcCCTTCTCCAACACCATCGCCATCTTATAATCATGTATTTTCTTGTCTTAAAGAGTTCAATTGCTTTAGTTGTAGTAGtatgaagaagttgttccctCTTGTCTTGCTGCCAAACCTCGTAAACCTAGaaagtattttagtttttggttgtgagaaaatggaggagataataggtggaacaagatcagatgaagaaagcagcagcagcagcaccgaATTCAAACTCCCAAAGTTAAGATCTCTGGAATTGGAAGATTTACCAGAACTGAAAAGAATTTGTAATGCAAAATTGATTTGCGATTCTCTCCGTAAAATTGAAGTAAGGAATTGCAACAGCATGGAGATCTTGGTTCCATCTTCTTGGATTTGCCTCGTAAACCTAGAAAGCATTACAGTTGAAGGATGTAcaaaaatggaggagataataggtggaacaagatcagatgaagaaagcagcagcagcagcaccgaATTCAAACTCCCAAAGTTAAGATTTCTGGAATTGATAAATTTACCGGAACTGAAAAGAATTTGTAGTGCAAAATTGATTTGCGATTCTCTCCAAGAAATTGAAGTAAGGAATTGCAATAGCATGGAGTTCTTGGTTCCATCTTCTTGGATTTGCCTCGTAAACCTAGaaagtattttagtttttggttgtgagaaaatggaggagataataggtggaacaagatcagatgaagaaagcagcagcagcagcaccgaATTCAAACTCCCAAAGTTAAGATCTCTGGAATTGGAAGATTTACCAGAACTGAAAAGAATTTGTAATGCAAAATTGATTTGCGATTCTCTCCGTAAAATTGAAGTAAGGAATTGCAACAGCATGGAGATCTTGGTTCCATCTTCTTGGATTTGCCTCGTAAACCTAGAAAGCATTACAGTTGAAGGATGTAcaaaaatggaggagataataggtgGAACAAGATCAGATGAAGAAAACGGCAGCAACAACACCGAATTCAAACTCCCAAAGTTATGGTATCTGGAATTGAAAGATttaccagaactgaaaagcatttgTAGTGCAAAACTGATTTGCGATTCTCTCGAAACTATTTGGATAAGAAAATgtgagaagctgaagaggatgCCAATTTGTTTtccgttgcttgaaaatggcctgccatctcctcccccttctcttaAAGGTATCTATATAGCACCGAGAGAATGGTGGGAGTCTGTAGTGGAGTGGGATCATCCTAACGCCAAGAACATCATTTATCCCTTTGTAAGGTTtttatgttga